The following proteins come from a genomic window of Hymenobacter canadensis:
- a CDS encoding FKBP-type peptidyl-prolyl cis-trans isomerase has product MAQISENKVVTITYDLSVTDENQEKVLVESAEEDAPMVFLFGQSGLPEEFERQLSGKSTGDSFTFSLTPEQAYGEYDEQAVVEIPKNVFEIDGQIDGEMLQVGNFLPMADNQGHHMQGKVVEIGDSAVKMDFNHPLAGMVMHFDGKVAEVREATQEEMEHGHVHGEGGHQH; this is encoded by the coding sequence ATGGCTCAAATCAGCGAAAACAAAGTCGTTACCATCACCTACGACCTGAGCGTAACCGACGAAAATCAAGAGAAAGTCCTCGTAGAATCGGCCGAGGAAGATGCGCCGATGGTGTTCCTGTTTGGCCAGAGCGGCCTGCCCGAGGAGTTCGAGCGCCAGCTCAGCGGCAAAAGCACCGGCGACTCGTTCACCTTCTCGCTCACCCCCGAGCAGGCCTACGGCGAGTACGACGAGCAGGCCGTGGTGGAAATCCCGAAGAACGTGTTCGAAATCGACGGCCAGATTGACGGCGAGATGCTGCAGGTGGGCAACTTCCTGCCCATGGCCGACAACCAGGGCCACCACATGCAGGGCAAAGTGGTGGAAATCGGCGACTCGGCCGTGAAAATGGACTTCAACCATCCCCTGGCTGGCATGGTGATGCACTTCGACGGCAAAGTGGCCGAGGTGCGCGAAGCCACCCAGGAAGAAATGGAGCACGGCCACGTCCACGGCGAAGGCGGCCACCAGCACTAG
- the eat gene encoding ethanolamine permease, with protein MPTNPTTAAPALKKVLRPLHLWALAVGLVISGEYFGWNYGWAVAGPVGFLMATLLVTVLYVTFIFSFTELTTAIPHAGGPFAYSYRAFGPLGGLVAGYATLVEFLLAPPAIALALGSYGHFLHPKVPVLGTALACYAVFIGLNLLGMKESARFSLVVTLLAVGELVVYMGLVAPSFRVRNFLAHPVPLGAAGVFAALPFAIWFYLAIEGVAMVAEEVEEPQKTIPKGYLYGLGTLVVLALGVMVLTGGVTDWRTLSRIDYPLPEALAVVLGRHNRLTQLFASIGLFGLVASFHGTIIGYSRQVFALARSGYLPGFLARVNPRFQTPHWALVAGGVVGAAALLTGTTAQVIVLSVLGAVVMYAISLLSLFALRRREPQLERPFVAPFYPWFPLLALALTLLSLGAIVYYNVWLSVVFFAGLGLALAIFVLLGRHQRPVPADALLNAERL; from the coding sequence ATGCCCACCAACCCCACTACCGCCGCGCCGGCCCTGAAGAAAGTGCTCCGGCCTTTGCACCTGTGGGCTTTGGCCGTGGGACTGGTGATTTCGGGGGAGTATTTCGGGTGGAACTACGGCTGGGCGGTGGCCGGGCCGGTGGGGTTTCTGATGGCTACGCTGCTGGTGACGGTGCTCTACGTGACGTTCATTTTCAGCTTTACGGAGCTGACCACGGCCATTCCGCACGCGGGCGGGCCGTTTGCCTACTCCTACCGCGCCTTCGGGCCCCTGGGCGGCTTGGTGGCCGGCTACGCCACGCTGGTGGAGTTTCTGCTGGCCCCGCCGGCCATTGCGCTGGCGCTGGGCAGCTACGGGCACTTTTTGCATCCGAAGGTGCCGGTGCTGGGCACGGCGCTGGCCTGCTACGCGGTGTTCATCGGCCTGAACCTGCTGGGCATGAAGGAGTCGGCGCGGTTCTCGTTGGTGGTGACGCTGCTGGCGGTGGGCGAGCTGGTGGTGTACATGGGGCTGGTGGCGCCGAGCTTCCGGGTGAGGAACTTTTTGGCCCATCCGGTGCCGCTGGGGGCGGCGGGCGTGTTTGCGGCCCTGCCATTCGCCATCTGGTTTTACCTGGCCATCGAGGGCGTGGCTATGGTAGCCGAGGAAGTCGAGGAGCCACAGAAAACTATTCCCAAAGGCTACCTCTATGGCCTGGGCACGCTGGTGGTGCTGGCCCTGGGCGTGATGGTGCTCACCGGCGGCGTCACGGACTGGCGCACCCTCAGCCGCATCGACTACCCCCTGCCCGAGGCCCTGGCCGTGGTGCTGGGCCGCCACAATCGGCTCACGCAGCTGTTTGCCAGCATCGGGCTGTTCGGGCTGGTGGCTTCGTTTCACGGCACCATTATCGGCTACTCGCGGCAGGTGTTTGCCCTGGCCCGCAGCGGCTACCTGCCCGGGTTTCTGGCCCGCGTGAATCCGCGCTTCCAGACGCCGCACTGGGCCCTGGTGGCCGGCGGCGTAGTGGGTGCGGCGGCTTTGCTTACCGGCACTACGGCCCAGGTGATTGTGCTGTCGGTGCTGGGCGCGGTGGTGATGTACGCCATCAGTCTGCTGAGCCTGTTTGCGCTGCGCCGCCGCGAGCCGCAGCTGGAGCGGCCCTTCGTGGCCCCATTCTACCCCTGGTTTCCGCTGCTGGCCCTGGCCCTCACACTGCTGAGTCTGGGGGCCATTGTGTACTATAATGTGTGGCTGAGCGTGGTGTTTTTCGCCGGTCTGGGGTTGGCGCTGGCCATTTTCGTGCTGCTGGGCCGGCACCAGCGGCCGGTACCAGCAGACGCTTTGCTGAATGCCGAACGACTGTAG
- a CDS encoding cupin domain-containing protein — MTAQDIIRHLHLTPHPEGGYYRETYRAAQTLKTADGSTRHLSTAIYYLLENDDKSHFHRIKSDELWFFHQGQPLEIILLTPGQPTRLVLGSDLSRGELPQAVVPVDTWFAAHLPHRAGFALVSCTVAPGFDFADFELAERAALLAEFPQAAEVVEQFT; from the coding sequence ATGACTGCCCAGGATATCATCCGCCACCTGCACCTGACGCCCCACCCGGAGGGCGGCTACTACCGCGAAACCTACCGCGCCGCCCAGACGCTGAAGACGGCCGATGGCAGCACCCGCCACCTCAGCACGGCCATCTACTACCTGCTCGAAAACGACGACAAGTCGCACTTCCACCGCATCAAGTCCGATGAGCTGTGGTTTTTCCACCAGGGGCAGCCGCTGGAAATCATCCTGCTGACGCCTGGCCAGCCCACCCGCCTCGTGCTGGGCAGCGACTTGAGCCGCGGCGAGCTGCCGCAGGCCGTCGTGCCGGTCGATACGTGGTTTGCGGCCCACCTGCCGCACCGCGCCGGCTTCGCGCTCGTCAGCTGTACCGTGGCCCCCGGCTTCGATTTCGCCGATTTTGAGCTGGCTGAGCGGGCGGCGCTACTTGCAGAGTTTCCGCAGGCGGCGGAAGTGGTGGAGCAGTTTACGTAA
- a CDS encoding aldo/keto reductase yields MQLTDFRTLGRSGLVVSPLALGTMTFGTPRWGSSDEESAAIFRGYVEAGGNFIDTANVYAKGRSEELVGRYVAESQLRDQLVLATKSGFHSGQPGNPHGGGNGRKSIHQALEASLRRLQTDYVDLYWLHVWDMVTPVEEVLQTLGDLVRAGKIRYFAFSDIPAWYATKAATLAAAHGIPGPIALQLEYSLVERSIEHEYVPAARECGLGITPWSPLAAGFLAGKYQRPTGPETKAQGEGRLAGPNPFQDSKFTERNWQILAVLQAVAAELDRPPAQVALAWALAQPGITSLILGASQLAQLRTNLAALDLHLTPAHLQRLYEASTPAPAFPYAIFTPAVNKGVFGGASVQGWQ; encoded by the coding sequence ATGCAACTGACTGATTTTCGCACTCTGGGCCGCTCCGGCTTAGTGGTGAGCCCGCTGGCTTTGGGTACCATGACGTTCGGCACGCCGCGCTGGGGTTCTTCGGATGAAGAATCGGCCGCCATTTTTCGGGGTTACGTGGAGGCCGGCGGCAATTTCATCGATACGGCCAACGTGTACGCCAAGGGCCGCAGCGAGGAGCTGGTGGGCCGCTACGTGGCCGAGAGCCAGCTCCGCGACCAGCTGGTGCTGGCTACCAAATCGGGGTTCCATAGCGGGCAGCCGGGCAACCCGCACGGCGGCGGCAACGGCCGCAAGAGCATCCACCAAGCCCTGGAAGCCTCCCTGCGCCGCCTCCAAACCGACTACGTGGACCTGTACTGGCTGCACGTCTGGGACATGGTGACGCCCGTGGAAGAGGTTCTCCAGACCCTCGGCGACCTGGTGCGGGCGGGCAAAATCCGCTACTTTGCCTTCTCCGATATTCCGGCCTGGTACGCCACCAAAGCCGCCACGCTGGCCGCCGCCCACGGCATTCCGGGCCCTATTGCCCTGCAGCTGGAATACTCGCTGGTGGAGCGCAGCATCGAGCACGAGTACGTACCCGCCGCCCGCGAGTGTGGGCTGGGCATCACGCCCTGGAGCCCGCTGGCGGCCGGGTTTCTGGCCGGCAAATACCAGCGTCCCACCGGCCCGGAAACCAAGGCCCAAGGCGAAGGACGCCTCGCCGGACCCAATCCGTTTCAGGACAGCAAGTTCACCGAGCGTAACTGGCAGATTCTAGCGGTGCTGCAGGCCGTGGCCGCCGAGTTGGACCGGCCCCCGGCTCAGGTGGCGCTGGCCTGGGCCCTGGCGCAGCCCGGCATCACCTCGCTCATCCTCGGGGCAAGCCAACTCGCCCAGCTCCGCACCAACCTCGCCGCCCTCGACCTGCACCTGACCCCGGCGCACCTGCAACGCCTATACGAAGCCAGCACCCCGGCCCCGGCCTTTCCCTACGCCATCTTCACGCCCGCAGTCAATAAAGGCGTTTTCGGTGGGGCATCCGTGCAGGGCTGGCAGTGA
- the eutC gene encoding ethanolamine ammonia-lyase subunit EutC, translated as MPLHEALAFRLAHAHARDAVYSTLDLPRLTAGLTALALPVQPVRSRAATREQYLQRPDYGRQLARESRQLQDTAAPEAADVALILADGLSATAVNEHALPLLHELLPKLRQAGFRLAPVVLAEQARVALSDEIGELLGARLALMLIGERPGLSAPHSLGAYLTYAPRPGRTDEARNCVSNIRPEGLPYAAAADKLFYLVQESLRRQLSGVALKDEMGLLGEGMSDNE; from the coding sequence GTGCCGCTACACGAGGCGCTGGCGTTTCGGCTGGCCCATGCCCACGCCCGCGACGCCGTGTACTCCACCCTCGACCTGCCCCGCCTCACCGCCGGCCTGACGGCCCTCGCGCTGCCGGTGCAGCCCGTGCGCAGCCGCGCCGCAACCCGCGAGCAGTACCTCCAGCGCCCCGACTACGGCCGCCAGCTGGCCCGGGAGTCGCGACAGCTGCAGGACACGGCGGCTCCCGAAGCCGCTGACGTAGCCCTGATTCTGGCCGACGGCCTCTCCGCCACCGCCGTGAATGAGCACGCCCTGCCCCTGCTGCACGAGCTGCTGCCGAAGCTGCGGCAGGCCGGCTTCCGCCTAGCGCCCGTGGTGCTGGCTGAGCAGGCCCGCGTGGCCCTCAGCGACGAAATCGGGGAGCTGCTGGGGGCGCGGCTGGCGCTGATGCTCATTGGGGAGCGGCCGGGCCTGAGTGCACCGCACAGCCTCGGAGCCTACCTCACCTACGCCCCCCGCCCCGGCCGCACCGACGAGGCCCGCAACTGCGTCTCCAACATCCGCCCCGAAGGCCTCCCCTACGCCGCCGCCGCTGATAAGCTGTTCTACCTAGTGCAGGAGTCGTTGCGCCGCCAGCTTTCGGGGGTGGCGTTGAAGGATGAAATGGGGCTACTGGGCGAGGGAATGAGCGATAACGAGTGA
- a CDS encoding ethanolamine ammonia-lyase subunit EutB produces MYRHTIRQRTYTFPDLRTLLARASPLRSGDQLAGVAADTYEERVAAQYALADVPLRRFLSEALVPYEQDDVTRLIIDTHDAAAFAPVSHFTVGQLRDWLLSEAADAATLQRLAPGLTPEMVAAVSKLLRNQELIGVARRVEVVTRFRNTLGLRGRLATRLQPNHPTDDARGIAASLVDGLLYGSGDAVLGINPATDSPRAIRQLLELLDGVREQFQIPTQTCVLGHVTTTLELIRQGAPVDLTFQSIGGTEATNASFGVSLSLLREAHEATLSLNRGTLGDNVMYFETGQGSALSANAHHGLDQQTCEARAYAVARQFRPLLVNSVVGFIGPEYLYDGKQIIRAALEDHFCGKLLGLPMGVDVCYTNHAEADQDDMDTLLTLLGVASCTFIMGIPGADDIMLGYQSTSFHDALYLRQVLGLRPAPEFEAWLQQQGIFGEQGQLLPAAAGHRLLSAGGLGR; encoded by the coding sequence ATGTACCGCCACACCATCCGCCAACGCACCTACACTTTCCCGGACCTGCGGACGCTGCTGGCGCGGGCCTCGCCCCTGCGCTCCGGCGACCAGCTGGCCGGCGTGGCGGCCGACACCTACGAGGAGCGCGTGGCCGCCCAGTACGCCCTGGCCGACGTACCGCTGCGCCGGTTTCTCTCCGAAGCCCTGGTGCCCTACGAGCAGGACGACGTCACCCGCCTCATTATCGATACCCACGACGCGGCCGCCTTCGCGCCCGTCAGCCACTTCACCGTGGGGCAGCTACGCGACTGGCTGCTGTCGGAAGCGGCGGACGCGGCTACGCTGCAACGCCTCGCCCCCGGCCTCACGCCCGAAATGGTGGCGGCCGTGAGCAAGCTGCTGCGCAACCAGGAGCTGATTGGCGTGGCCCGGCGCGTGGAGGTGGTGACGCGGTTTCGCAATACGCTGGGGCTGCGCGGGCGCCTGGCCACCCGCCTGCAGCCCAACCACCCCACCGACGACGCCCGGGGCATTGCCGCCAGCCTCGTCGATGGCCTGCTCTACGGCAGCGGCGACGCGGTGCTGGGCATCAACCCCGCCACCGACAGCCCCCGCGCCATCCGGCAGCTGCTGGAGCTGCTCGACGGCGTGCGGGAGCAGTTCCAGATTCCAACCCAGACCTGCGTACTCGGCCACGTTACCACCACCCTGGAGCTGATCCGGCAGGGCGCGCCCGTGGACCTCACGTTCCAGTCCATCGGCGGCACCGAGGCCACCAATGCCAGCTTTGGGGTGAGTCTGAGTTTGCTGCGGGAAGCCCACGAGGCCACCCTAAGTTTGAACCGGGGCACGCTCGGCGACAACGTCATGTACTTCGAAACCGGCCAGGGCAGCGCCCTGAGCGCCAACGCCCACCACGGCCTCGACCAGCAGACCTGCGAGGCCCGTGCCTACGCCGTGGCCCGGCAGTTTCGGCCGCTGCTGGTGAATTCGGTGGTTGGCTTCATCGGCCCCGAGTACCTCTACGACGGCAAGCAAATCATTCGGGCGGCCCTAGAAGACCATTTCTGCGGCAAGCTGCTGGGCCTGCCCATGGGCGTGGACGTGTGCTACACCAACCACGCCGAAGCTGACCAGGACGACATGGATACGCTTCTGACGCTGCTGGGCGTGGCCAGCTGCACCTTCATCATGGGCATCCCCGGCGCCGACGACATCATGCTCGGCTACCAGTCCACCTCCTTCCACGATGCCCTCTACCTGCGCCAGGTCCTCGGCCTGCGCCCCGCCCCCGAATTCGAGGCCTGGCTCCAGCAGCAGGGCATCTTCGGAGAGCAAGGCCAGCTACTGCCGGCTGCTGCGGGACATCGTCTGCTGAGCGCGGGCGGGCTGGGCCGGTGA
- a CDS encoding transposase, producing MSQQAVRQQFGVGHMTLLAWLKRYGTAVYAQMRRKQFTAAQKQQIARELLDGRLSEDEALLKYELHLKKTLRQWVAAYRASESGRLTTEPDPPADAGTPLAAQLRQAQWQIEALHTLIDQAEATYKIDIRKKAGAKPSK from the coding sequence TTGTCGCAACAGGCTGTCCGGCAGCAGTTCGGTGTGGGCCACATGACGCTGCTGGCGTGGCTCAAGCGCTACGGCACCGCCGTATACGCGCAGATGCGCCGTAAACAATTCACCGCCGCCCAGAAGCAGCAGATTGCCCGGGAGTTACTCGATGGCCGCCTGAGCGAAGACGAGGCTCTGCTCAAATACGAGTTGCACCTAAAAAAGACCTTGCGCCAGTGGGTAGCTGCTTACCGAGCCAGCGAGTCGGGGCGACTCACGACTGAGCCAGATCCGCCTGCCGACGCCGGCACCCCACTGGCGGCACAGCTGCGGCAGGCGCAGTGGCAAATCGAAGCCCTGCACACGCTCATCGACCAAGCAGAGGCAACTTATAAGATTGACATCCGAAAAAAGGCTGGTGCCAAGCCGTCGAAATAA
- the mgrA gene encoding L-glyceraldehyde 3-phosphate reductase, protein MPYQPSPSRYADMPYRRCGRSGLKLPAVSLGLWHNFGDVDVLQNFRAILHRAFDSGVTHFDLANNYGPPPGSAETNFGRILKEDFRGYRDELVISTKAGYHMWEGPYGEWGSRKYLVSSLDQSLRRMKLDYVDIFYSHRPDPDTPLEETMGALDHVVRQGKALYVGISNYEPAAAAEAIRILRELGTPCLIHQPKYSMFERGPENGLLDLLGEEGVGCIPFSPLAQGLLTNKYLHGIPDDSRVAKGVGFLTENQLTEQRLRQIQQLNNLAQQRGQSLAQMALSWILRDERITSVLIGASKPEQLTDSLRCLENLPFSAEELARIEAVLG, encoded by the coding sequence ATGCCCTACCAACCCAGCCCCAGCCGCTACGCCGATATGCCCTACCGCCGCTGCGGCCGCAGCGGCCTGAAACTGCCGGCCGTCTCGCTCGGCCTCTGGCACAACTTCGGCGACGTGGACGTGCTCCAGAACTTCCGCGCCATCCTGCACCGGGCCTTCGACTCGGGCGTCACGCACTTCGACCTAGCCAACAACTACGGCCCGCCGCCCGGCTCCGCCGAAACCAACTTCGGTCGCATTCTGAAGGAGGATTTCCGCGGCTACCGCGACGAGCTGGTGATTTCCACCAAAGCCGGCTACCACATGTGGGAAGGGCCCTACGGCGAATGGGGCTCCCGCAAATACCTCGTCTCCAGCCTCGACCAGAGCCTGCGGCGGATGAAGCTGGACTACGTGGACATCTTCTACTCCCACCGGCCCGACCCCGACACGCCTCTGGAGGAAACCATGGGCGCCCTCGACCACGTGGTGCGCCAGGGCAAGGCTCTGTATGTGGGCATCAGCAACTACGAGCCCGCCGCTGCCGCCGAGGCCATCCGCATCCTGCGCGAGCTCGGCACGCCCTGCCTGATTCACCAGCCCAAATACTCCATGTTTGAGCGCGGCCCGGAAAACGGCCTGCTCGACCTATTGGGCGAGGAGGGCGTGGGCTGCATCCCGTTTTCGCCGCTGGCCCAGGGCCTGCTCACCAACAAGTACCTACACGGCATCCCCGACGATTCGCGGGTGGCCAAAGGCGTGGGCTTCCTCACTGAAAACCAGCTCACCGAGCAGCGCCTCCGCCAGATTCAGCAGCTCAACAATTTGGCCCAGCAGCGCGGCCAGAGCCTGGCCCAAATGGCCCTCAGCTGGATTCTGCGCGACGAGCGAATCACCTCGGTGCTCATCGGCGCCAGCAAGCCCGAGCAGCTTACTGACTCGCTGCGCTGCCTGGAAAACCTGCCGTTCAGTGCGGAGGAATTGGCCCGGATTGAGGCCGTTTTGGGGTAG
- a CDS encoding glyoxalase has product MEQKILSLRPFIGAKDYAVSRSFYRAFGFTEIVLSPAMSLFTLGGVSFYLQNAYVADWVDNTMLFLEVEDVEQYWQEMTALDLPGQFAGVKLVPIREEVWGREGFVHDPAGILWHIGEFNKG; this is encoded by the coding sequence ATGGAGCAAAAAATCCTTTCTCTCCGGCCCTTCATCGGGGCCAAAGACTACGCCGTTTCGCGCAGCTTCTACCGCGCCTTTGGTTTCACCGAAATCGTCCTGTCGCCCGCCATGTCCCTGTTTACGCTGGGGGGCGTGAGCTTTTACCTGCAAAATGCTTACGTGGCGGACTGGGTGGACAACACCATGCTGTTTCTGGAGGTGGAGGATGTGGAGCAGTACTGGCAGGAGATGACGGCGCTGGATTTACCCGGTCAGTTTGCCGGCGTGAAGCTGGTGCCTATCCGGGAGGAAGTCTGGGGCCGGGAAGGCTTCGTCCACGACCCCGCCGGCATTCTCTGGCACATCGGGGAATTCAATAAAGGCTAA
- a CDS encoding IS3 family transposase produces MRRKYPHVGVGTLCGLFGKTRNAFYDHQRRATAQALLDGLVLALVADIRTDLPRLGTRKLQFLLQPRLGEHAPRVGRDYLFALLAGHGLLIRRRKRRVVTTQTCLPLFRRPNLIENLTVHHAEQVWVSDITYVRLLSGWSYLSLITDLYSHKIVGACLHPDLSVRGTLAALQQALATRVQPHRPLIHHSDRGLQYAAREYVGLLESHGVALSMTQHGDPYENAVAERVNGILKDEFGLGNTLPGFAQADALVAQAVRTYNELRPHGSCDFLTPNQAHEQEGLLVRRWKNYYQAAAIAAPT; encoded by the coding sequence ATGCGCCGGAAGTACCCGCACGTAGGCGTGGGTACGCTCTGTGGGCTGTTTGGCAAGACGCGAAACGCATTCTACGACCACCAACGCCGGGCTACGGCGCAGGCCTTGCTCGACGGCTTGGTGCTGGCCCTGGTGGCCGACATCCGCACGGACCTACCCCGGTTGGGCACACGCAAGCTCCAGTTCCTGCTGCAGCCGCGGCTAGGTGAGCACGCGCCCCGCGTGGGCCGGGACTACCTGTTTGCCTTGCTGGCCGGCCACGGCCTGCTCATCCGCCGCCGCAAGCGGCGCGTGGTGACCACGCAAACCTGCTTGCCCTTGTTTCGGCGGCCAAATCTGATTGAAAACCTGACGGTGCACCACGCCGAACAGGTCTGGGTCAGCGACATCACTTACGTGCGCCTGCTCAGCGGCTGGAGCTACCTGAGCCTGATTACCGACTTGTATTCGCACAAAATCGTAGGCGCCTGCCTGCACCCCGATCTGTCGGTGCGCGGTACTCTTGCCGCGCTGCAGCAGGCCCTGGCGACCCGCGTGCAGCCGCACCGCCCGCTGATTCACCACTCCGACCGGGGCTTACAGTATGCGGCGCGCGAGTACGTGGGCCTGCTGGAAAGTCACGGCGTGGCCCTAAGCATGACCCAGCACGGGGACCCGTACGAAAACGCCGTGGCCGAACGGGTCAACGGCATCCTGAAGGACGAATTCGGCCTGGGCAACACGCTGCCCGGTTTTGCCCAGGCCGATGCGCTGGTGGCACAGGCGGTGCGAACCTACAACGAGCTGCGCCCACACGGCAGCTGCGACTTCCTGACCCCAAATCAAGCCCATGAGCAGGAAGGACTGCTCGTGCGGCGCTGGAAAAATTACTATCAGGCGGCGGCTATCGCAGCCCCAACGTGA
- a CDS encoding AAA domain-containing protein has protein sequence MAEQPTYTEPYALEKELRKVQALMKLEQQEDLEQFKIKSAQATIAERQKRGLTWYPVKITKEDIGFGGKLVIELERQGNTSGLHLFQVGKNAALFGNIPGRSGSDRPTLSGVVTSVKRNKILLATTKEDLPDWVDEGKLGVDLTFDEVSYREMEYALGKVMGAYDSRLAELRDVLLGAKPARFRPEAEATLYYPSPLNESQLSAVRHVLAAQDVAIIHGPPGTGKTTTLVQAILETIRRERRVLVCAPSNTAVDLLTEKLAERGVNVIRMGNPSRVSDLLLQHTLDAQIMAHKSYAELRSLRQTAEQYREQAGKFKKHFGWEEREQRRLLKEQAHQLLQESDQLERYITEDLLEQVQVITCTLVGAGNRAIRHLTYETVFIDEAAQALEPGCWIPITKANRVVLAGDHQQLPPTVKSDKAAREGLRETLFEKCIVRQPDTARMLQVQYRMHEQIMAFSSEQFYDGKLVAAPTVAHADLPDYDLRFAPDMAVEFLDTAGFGFQEITIEESRSTANPEEADLLLKRLAQLLEPYDQADHEADLLTIGVIAPYRAQINYLKDAIEENDELVGLMEHRMLSVGTVDSFQGQERDIIAISLTRSNPQGEIGFLSDIRRMNVGMTRARRKLLLVGDSSTLGSHPFYKAFLDYVESIGAYRTAWEMQ, from the coding sequence TTGGCTGAACAACCTACCTATACCGAACCTTACGCCCTCGAAAAGGAGCTGCGCAAGGTGCAGGCCCTCATGAAGCTCGAGCAGCAGGAGGACCTCGAACAGTTCAAAATCAAAAGCGCCCAGGCCACCATTGCTGAGCGCCAGAAGCGGGGCCTCACCTGGTACCCGGTCAAAATCACGAAGGAAGACATTGGCTTCGGCGGCAAGCTCGTTATTGAGCTTGAGCGCCAGGGCAATACCAGCGGGCTGCACCTGTTTCAGGTGGGCAAGAACGCCGCTTTGTTCGGCAATATTCCCGGCCGCTCGGGCTCCGACCGGCCCACGCTGTCGGGCGTGGTGACCAGCGTCAAGCGCAACAAAATCCTGCTGGCCACCACCAAGGAAGACCTACCCGACTGGGTGGACGAGGGCAAGCTGGGCGTGGACCTGACCTTCGACGAGGTGAGCTACCGCGAGATGGAGTACGCCCTGGGCAAGGTGATGGGCGCCTACGACTCGCGCCTGGCCGAGCTGCGCGACGTGCTGCTGGGGGCCAAACCGGCCCGCTTCCGGCCCGAGGCTGAGGCAACGCTCTACTACCCCTCGCCCCTGAACGAGAGCCAGCTTTCGGCCGTGCGCCACGTGCTGGCGGCCCAGGATGTGGCCATCATCCACGGCCCGCCCGGCACCGGCAAAACCACCACCCTGGTGCAGGCCATTCTGGAAACCATCCGCCGGGAGCGGCGGGTGCTGGTGTGCGCCCCCTCCAACACGGCCGTGGATTTGCTCACCGAAAAGCTGGCCGAGCGCGGCGTAAACGTCATCCGGATGGGCAACCCCTCCCGCGTGTCCGACCTGCTGCTGCAGCACACGCTGGACGCCCAGATTATGGCGCACAAAAGCTACGCCGAGCTGCGCAGCCTGCGCCAGACCGCCGAGCAGTACCGCGAGCAGGCCGGCAAGTTCAAGAAGCACTTTGGCTGGGAGGAGCGCGAGCAGCGGCGCTTGCTGAAAGAGCAGGCCCACCAGCTGCTGCAGGAATCGGACCAGCTGGAGCGCTACATCACGGAGGATCTGCTGGAGCAGGTGCAGGTGATTACCTGCACGCTGGTGGGCGCCGGCAACCGCGCCATCCGCCACCTCACCTACGAAACCGTGTTCATTGACGAGGCCGCCCAGGCCCTGGAGCCGGGCTGCTGGATTCCGATTACGAAGGCCAACCGCGTGGTACTGGCCGGCGACCATCAGCAGCTGCCGCCCACCGTGAAAAGCGACAAGGCGGCCCGTGAGGGTCTGCGCGAAACGCTGTTTGAGAAGTGCATCGTGCGCCAGCCTGACACGGCCCGGATGCTGCAGGTGCAGTACCGCATGCACGAGCAGATTATGGCCTTCAGCTCCGAGCAGTTCTACGACGGCAAGCTGGTGGCCGCCCCCACCGTGGCCCACGCCGACTTGCCCGACTACGACCTGCGCTTCGCCCCCGATATGGCGGTGGAGTTTCTGGATACGGCCGGCTTCGGCTTCCAGGAAATCACCATCGAGGAAAGCCGCTCCACGGCCAACCCCGAAGAAGCCGACCTGCTGCTCAAGCGCCTGGCGCAACTGCTGGAGCCCTACGACCAGGCCGACCACGAAGCCGACCTGCTCACCATCGGCGTGATTGCGCCCTACCGCGCCCAGATCAACTACCTCAAGGACGCCATCGAGGAAAACGACGAGCTGGTGGGCCTCATGGAGCACCGTATGCTAAGCGTGGGCACCGTGGACTCGTTCCAGGGTCAGGAGCGCGACATCATCGCCATCAGCCTCACCCGCTCGAACCCCCAGGGTGAAATCGGCTTTCTGAGCGACATCCGCCGCATGAACGTGGGCATGACCCGCGCCCGCCGCAAGCTCCTGCTCGTCGGCGACTCCAGCACGCTCGGTTCCCACCCATTCTACAAGGCCTTCCTGGATTACGTGGAGAGCATCGGGGCCTACCGCACGGCCTGGGAAATGCAGTAG